The following proteins come from a genomic window of Chelmon rostratus isolate fCheRos1 chromosome 23, fCheRos1.pri, whole genome shotgun sequence:
- the LOC121626635 gene encoding insulin receptor substrate 2-A has protein sequence MANFTNYQEGKAAMLMVETQQRDVGTKSATATENGDGSVGEPPSPLINIGGGGGGGGSRFHQHLPPSNHLHHQHLSHYHPPKDQQQHHHYQLAPQQQQQQQQQHPSGENIAESPGRKASSSSLSQVHTAEDPAASSAASSSSSGHVYAAVNVANTSDVVDDIRKCGYLRKQKHGHKRFFVLRAASHLGPSRLEYYDSEKKFRNSLRSAAAAAASGLAVAPSPPKRVIYLYQCFTVNKRADSKNKHLIALYTKDEYFAIVAENEQEQEDWYVAVSELMSEGKKGHLDSDDLDDGYGTVTPGTVFKEVWQVNVKPKGLGQTKNLTGVYRLCLSTKTIHLVKLNSETPCVNLQLMNIRRCGHSESFFFIEVGRSSSIGPGEIWMQVDDSVVAQNMHETILETMKALKAFAEFRPRSKSQSSGSNPMPFITTRRHLGNLPPSQTGLQRRSRTESVVGTPPSSKSSGASGYRFRTSSEGEGTMNRPFRSATGSLVHLNSARAHHGRQEGGGSSGGSGVATGNAGTSTGSGRYVRAIPGSSSTYHARSASLPVSHFPSTTSPVSVSSSSGHGSVSDTLTRPSSASICGSPSDGGFNSSDEYGSSPGDFRYFRVRSNTPDSLGNTPPIREENCLNDYMAMGWNREVFGTGGGSGNNSGGDTPRDESTSTTEDDRFSSSSSSSLRRRTHSFSRPAGGATGGSGVAVYQKMTQTNFSLDEGSDVVLPFGSGLLRGGPSSSSSSLRSDYSSCSEHSQQSRPSTLSRTEAGAERPPLSSSASAKEDSGYMPMMCGVAASPRDTPPDYMPMQPSSYSHPISHSPQLHSPALGPRSAHNHPQLQPQSSTDSHGYMMMLPGASGSSPSPGQASPSPHSSSSMAGAGGSDSIAERPENGEYMDMSYSSSGGRKLSNEASGYYTPGTPEATPKSYSPYFSLPRSYKAPTRERDEKEYGEYVPMSSPAKPVYSSVATASMSTPEKRGGGGSSTSTPSHPPPPYGAHHTTAAMADRRVVRPNRLPLGRRSFHGPLRVSEPSTASAGTSTSVPATVSSSEGPSSPGEYINIEFGDHYPHQQQPPAYPLSAQDEAPSLESSDHRRSPPQPQTHQDYMSVEVGADQQDSAECRVKNQSPRPSLVAPWNPPSYIRPLASNPGALASPGVPAGGHWRSMGDDYTDMNFNLSRGERTQTSPTAMLQHLCVVEGRYGHAPSAASSSISPPLPPLSPGRAPTHQLEPKVVRADPQGRRRHSSETFSSTSSSNSTPSGGGLGPSSSAAHSTLVNPTAPNGSYLTEGQASRWASSASFDSVWVSMEGLGDSLAHHAPVRSMEMGMASGTSASSSSSSGAGAGRMCRDMSVGYQNGLNYIALELREDGSNMGAVTSGAGSSNGSLAAAAAGTVPLLENGAYASIDFTKSDGVATSTKD, from the coding sequence ATGGCAAATTTCACGAATTACCAGGAAGGTAAGGCAGCGATGCTTATGGTGGAGACGCAGCAGAGGGACGTGGGGACGAAATCTGCAACGGCCACCGAAAACGGAGACGGCTCGGTCGGGGAACCCCCTTCCCCGTTAATTAATatcggcggcggcggcggaggaggCGGCTCTCGTTTCCATCAACATTTGCCGCCCTccaaccacctccaccaccaacaCCTCAGCCACTATCACCCGCCAAAGGATCAACAGCAGCACCATCACTACCAGCTGGCCccgcagcagcaacagcagcagcaacagcagcatcctTCCGGCGAAAACATCGCAGAGTCCCCGGGCAGGAAagcctcctcctcgtctctcaGCCAGGTACACACCGCCGAGGACCCCGCCGCTTCTTCCGCCgctagcagcagcagcagcggccaTGTATACGCGGCTGTGAACGTCGCTAATACCTCGGACGTTGTGGACGATATTCGAAAATGTGGCTATCtaagaaagcaaaaacacgGACACAAGAGGTTTTTCGTGCTTCGGGCTGCCAGCCACCTCGGGCCGAGCCGGCTGGAGTACTACGACAGCGAGAAGAAATTCAGGAACAGCCTGCGCTCCGCTGCCGCGGCCGCCGCCAGCGGTTTAGCGGTCGCCCCGTCTCCCCCGAAAAGGGTTATTTACCTCTACCAGTGCTTCACGGTAAACAAAAGGGCGgattccaaaaacaaacacctcatTGCCCTTTATACTAAGGACGAGTACTTTGCCATTGTGGCTGAAAACGAGCAGGAGCAAGAAGACTGGTACGTAGCTGTGAGTGAGTTGATGAGTGAGGGTAAAAAAGGGCACTTGGATTCTGATGATTTAGATGATGGTTATGGTACGGTCACCCCTGGTACTGTGTTTAAAGAGGTGTGGCAGGTGAATGTGAAACCTAAAGGACTGGGTCAAACTAAAAACCTCACAGGTGTTTACCGGCTATGCCTCTCAACTAAAACCATTCACCTCGTTAAGCTGAACTCTGAAACCCCCTGTGTGAACCTTCAGTTGATGAATATCAGACGCTGTGGACATTCAGAAAGCTTCTTTTTCATTGAGGTGGGTCGCTCCTCCTCCATTGGGCCCGGGGAGATATGGATGCAGGTGGATGATTCTGTCGTGGCCCAAAACATGCACGAGACCATCTTGGAGACGATGAAAGCCCTGAAAGCTTTTGCAGAGTTTCGGCCCAGGAGTAAGAGCCAGTCGTCGGGCTCCAACCCCATGCCGTTTATCACGACGCGGCGCCACCTGGGCAACCTGCCACCGAGCCAGACAGGATTGCAGCGGCGGTCGAGGACGGAGTCAGTTGTCGGCACGCCGCCGTCAAGTAAGAGCTCAGGGGCGAGTGGTTATCGCTTCCGAACATCCAGCGAGGGCGAGGGGACGATGAACCGACCGTTCCGCTCCGCCACAGGCAGTCTGGTTCACCTTAACTCAGCACGGGCCCACCATGGTCGCCAGGAAGGGGGTGGCAGCAGTGGCGGCAGCGGTGTCGCCACAGGAAACGCTGGCACGAGCACCGGCAGCGGACGCTACGTCAGAGCCATCCCAGGGTCGTCGTCCACCTACCACGCCCGCTCCGCCTCGCTGCCAGTCTCCCACTtcccctccaccaccagccCAGTGAGCGTCTCCTCCAGCAGCGGCCATGGCTCAGTCTCCGACACTCTCACCCGCCCATCGAGCGCCTCGATATGCGGCTCACCATCAGACGGCGGCTTCAACTCTTCAGATGAGTACGGCTCCAGTCCTGGTGACTTCCGTTACTTCCGGGTGAGGAGTAATACGCCAGACTCCCTGGGCAACACCCCACCAATCAGAGAAGAGAACTGTCTGAATGATTACATGGCCATGGGCTGGAACCGGGAGGTCTTCGGCACCGGCGGGGGCTCTGGAAACAACAGCGGGGGCGACACGCCACGAGACGAAAGCACGTCAACAACAGAGGATGATCGCTTTTCTTCGTCGTCCTCATCatcactgaggaggaggactcaCTCTTTCTCCAGACCAGCTGGTGGTGCAACTGGCGGTTCTGGAGTGGCAGTTTACCAGAAAATGACCCAGACCAACTTCTCATTGGATGAGGGGTCGGATGTCGTGTTACCATTCGGCAGTGGGCTGCTCCGCGGCGggccgtcctcctcctcttcctcgctccgCTCTGACTACAGCTCCTGCTCCGAGCACAGCCAGCAGAGCCGCCCCTCCACACTCTCCAGGACGGAGGCCGGTGCTGAGCGCCCGCCCCTTTCCTCCTCCGCCTCCGCCAAGGAAGACAGCGGCTACATGCCCATGATGTGTGGCGTGGCTGCCTCGCCGCGGGACACGCCCCCCGACTACATGCCTATGCAACCCAGCTCTTACTCCCATCCCATCTCCCATTCTCCTCAGCTTCACAGTCCAGCTTTAGGTCCCCGCTCAGCCCACAACCACCCCCAGCTCCAGCCTCAATCCTCCACAGACTCCCACGGCTACATGATGATGCTCCCAGGGGCCAGTGGCAGTTCCCCTTCTCCAGGGCAGGCCTCCCCCAGCCCTCACAGTAGCTCCAGCATGGCAGGTGCTGGTGGGAGTGACAGCATAGCAGAGAGACCAGAGAATGGGGAATATATGGACATGTCATACAGCAGCAGTGGGGGGCGCAAGCTCTCAAATGAGGCGAGTGGGTATTACACACCTGGCACACCTGAGGCCACCCCAAAGTCTTACAGTCCTTATTTCTCCCTCCCCCGTTCCTACAAGGCCCCCaccagagagagggatgagaaaGAGTATGGGGAGTATGTTCCTATGAGTTCTCCTGCCAAGCCAGTTTATTCATCAGTTGCCACAGCTTCCATGTCAACACCAGAGAAGAGGGGTGGGGGAGGTAGTAGCACCTCCACTCCCTCTCACCCACCCCCGCCTTATGGAGCTCACCATACGACTGCAGCAATGGCCGACCGACGCGTCGTGAGGCCCAACCGCCTCCCTTTAGGCAGAAGGAGTTTTCATGGCCCGCTGCGGGTTAGTGAGCCCTCCACAGCGTCTGCAGGCACCTCCACCTCAGTCCCCGCCACTGTCAGCTCATCTGAAGGGCCCTCCAGTCCCGGAGAGTATATTAACATTGAGTTTGGAGATCACTACCCCCACCAACAACAACCCCCTGCCTATCCTCTCTCCGCCCAAGACGAAGCGCCTTCCCTGGAATCCAGTGACCACCGTCGCTCCCCTCCCCAGCCCCAAACTCACCAGGACTATATGAGTGTGGAGGTAGGGGCAGACCAGCAGGACAGCGCTGAATGTCGGGTTAAAAACCAGTCTCCCAGACCCAGCCTTGTCGCTCCCTGGAACCCACCCAGCTATATCCGACCCCTGGCTAGCAATCCTGGGGCGCTGGCCTCCCCTGGAGTCCCTGCCGGAGGTCACTGGAGGTCAATGGGGGACGACTACACGGACATGAACTTTAACCTCAGCAGAGGTGAGAGGACGCAAACGAGCCCCACGGCCatgctgcagcatctctgtgtGGTAGAGGGGCGTTATGGTCACGCTCCCTCCGCCGCCTCCTCATCcatttcccctcctctccctccgttGAGCCCAGGCAGGGCGCCGACACACCAGCTGGAGCCCAAGGTGGTTCGGGCCGACCCCCaaggcaggaggagacacaGCTCCGAGACATTCTCCTCCACGTCCTCTTCTAACTCAACTCCCTCTGGAGGAGGACTCGGCCCCTCATCTTCAGCTGCCCACTCCACACTGGTCAACCCCACGGCCCCCAATGGATCTTACTTAACAGAGGGTCAGGCTTCCAGATGGGCCAGCTCAGCATCATTTGACAGTGTGTGGGTGTCCATGGAGGGTCTAGGAGACTCGCTGGCTCACCATGCACCAGTCAGATCCATGGAAATGGGCATGGCCTCCGGAACctcagcatcctcctcctcctcctcggggGCTGGGGCAGGTAGAATGTGCAGGGACATGTCTGTGGGCTACCAGAACGGCCTGAACTACATTGCCTTGGAGCTGAGGGAGGACGGGAGTAATATGGGAGCCGTGACGTCGGGAGCTGGTAGCAGCAACGGGAGcttggcggcggcggcggcggggaCGGTGCCTCTGCTGGAGAACGGAGCCTATGCCAGTATAGACTTCACCAAATCTGATGGAGTCGCCACATCAACCAAGG